One genomic window of Opisthocomus hoazin isolate bOpiHoa1 chromosome 16, bOpiHoa1.hap1, whole genome shotgun sequence includes the following:
- the DFFA gene encoding DNA fragmentation factor subunit alpha gives MAAALKRCVVRRRDGREQHGLAASCLRELRDKARGILAIDEAREPITLVLAEDGTIVDDEDYFLCLPPNTKFVVLASNEKWSSRSLDSGTAQLSESADEVDSAAEKWRQLARQLKDDLSNIILMSEEDLQVLIDVPRADLAEELAQSETKIQVLQDTLQQVLDRREEERQSRQLLELYLEALKHEDSILRKVAEPEAVPGNEMDVVDTGTSSTGTSAKTALSEQILAALKEKPAPELCLDSQDLELVLKEDTQALASALRWDKQKAEALQQACDQELSKRLQQVQTLHSLRSTSRGKKTLPWGDWLSSKRKK, from the exons atggcggcggcgctgAAGCGGTGCGTGGTGCGGCGGCGGGACGGGCGGGAGCAGCACGGGCTGGCCGCCTCCTGCCTGCGGGAGCTGCGCGACAAAG ctaGGGGCATTCTGGCTATTGACGAGGCCAGGGAGCCCATCACCTTAGTACTGGCAGAAGATGGCACCATTGTGGATGATGAAGATTACTTCTTGTGCCTGCCACCTAACACCAAGTTTGTGGTACTGGCCAGCAATGAGAAGTGGTCCAGCAGAAGCTTAG ACAGTGGAACAGCCCAGCTCTCAGAGTCTGCGGATGAAGTGGACAGTGCTGCAGAGAAGTGGAGGCAGCTGGCCAGGCAGCTGAAGGATGACCTGTCCAATATCATCTTGATGTCTGAAGAAGACCTCCAG GTGCTTATTGATGTACCACGTGCAGACCTGGCAGAAGAACTTGCCCAAAGTGAAACCAAAATCCAAGTATTGCAGGACACCCTGCAGCAGGTGCTGGACAGACGAGAAGAAGAACGCCAGTCAAGACAGCTCCTGGAACTCTACCTAGAGGCCTTGAAACATGAAGACAGTATCTTAAGGAAAGTAGCAG AACCTGAGGCTGTACCAGGAAACGAGATGGATGTGGTTGACACGGGTACCAGCAGTACAGGCACCTCAGCCAAAACAGCGCTGAGTGAGCAGatccttgctgctctgaaggagaAACCTGCGCCAGAGCTCTGCTTAGACAGCCAAGATCTAGAG CTCGTCTTGAAAGAAGACACACAAGCCCTGGCCTCGGCTCTGAGATGGGACAAGCAGAAAGCTGAAGCTCTGCAGCAAGCCTGTGACCAGGAGCTCTCCAAGCGTCTACAACAAGTGCAGACTTTGCATTCCCTAAGGAGCACGTCAAGGGGCAAGAAAACGCTACCCTGGGGAGACTGGCTTAGTTCAAAACGCAAAAAATAA
- the CENPS gene encoding centromere protein S yields MEAADGEERLLLTQRLRAAVHYTAGCLCRDVAEDKGVQFGKQSVAAVAEITFRQCENFARDLEMFARHAKRSTVTTEDVKLLARRSNSLLKYITQKSEELTWSNMEQKEKKKKKSSAAKGGRTSGEQAAAVTESEDSNMA; encoded by the exons ATGGAGGCTGCGGACGGCGAGGAGCGGCTGCTGCTCACGCAG AGGCTGCGGGCCGCGGTGCACTACACGGCTGGCTGCCTGTGCCGGGACGTGGCGGAGGACAAGGGGGTGCAGTTCGGCAAGCAGAGCGTGGCCGCCGTCGCCGAGATCACCTTCAGGCAGTGCG AGAACTTTGCAAGAGATCTCGAAATGTTTGCAAG GCATGCAAAACGAAGCACAGTCACTACAGAAGATGTGAAGCTTTTGGCGAGAAGGAGCAATTCTTTG CTAAAGTACATCACCCAGAAGAGTGAAGAGCTCACATGGAGTAACATGgagcaaaaggagaagaagaaaaagaagtccagTGCAGCTAAGGGAGGGAGAACTTCTGGGGAACAAGCAGCAGCTGTGACAGAAAGTGAAGATTCCAACATGGCATGA